A region of the Onychomys torridus unplaced genomic scaffold, mOncTor1.1, whole genome shotgun sequence genome:
GGAAGACCTACTACTATGGTTGACACAatgaagaaagcagaaatgtggCTCATTCAGTCCTACTGGGATTTAGAATTTCCTCACCATCTTTATCAAACATTGAGTTTGTTGGAGGACTCCACTGCAAACCTGCCAAACCCCTACCTAAGGTAAGTTCatccttttagttttgtttcattttatttcatttcagtaaAAATGGTtctacaccattttttttttagtttttcttccaGTGAGAAAGAATCAGAAGTGGGGAAAAACATCCTGCCAAGTGGATGCTCAAGGTTAAAACAGCCACAAATTTATGCATTTCCTTCCATTTATAGAATAACAAGAGAACCTTGGGGGAAACAGCTTAATTCAATGCTATAAATATTGATGCACATTCATGCAAAAACTGTGAAAAGATTAGCATACATCTCAACATGTTCTTCATATGCAGAGAAACAACATAGAGAAGTTTCTGCCTAACCTAAACCCATTTTGAGAGATAAAGTATACTCAATAAAATTTGTATGGAATATATTTAATAAAGTGATTATAATATAAAGAGACCattgaatagaaataataaaacacatcCTAAAgtcattgatttaaaaaacaaaacaaaataaaacagaaaaccctAAGATGTGAAAGAGAGGTCAAAGGATAAGGTAAGATGAAATAAGAAGATAAGAAGTTAGGACTGCATGTGTGGTTTAGCAAGAAGGTATAGACAGCAGGGGCTTTTgataaacattatttaaaagttcACAATAGGAAAGTGCTTAAAATGTTAATTATGCTATTAAGAGCACAGAGAAGGGATGTGAACTAAGGAGAAGTAATatcagattttctttaaaattaaagaaaaaagcgCCTTCAAGGTGCAGTCCCTGAGTTGAGTTGCATAGAAGCAAGACTGGAAGTAAAGAACCTGTAGGATGCTGCTATTACAGTTTAGATAGCAAAAAGGTGAGCATAGAATAGAATACTCATAGATCTCAGTACATCTAATCAGAGTCTAACAGTACCAAGATCATATGGACTTTAGGAGAAAGATTGAAACCAGTGAAACTAAGTATCTCAGCTTCTAAGTAGATAATGCCAAGTTAATGTTGAATATTTCTGTAAtgggtatttttgttgttactgttagaCTGAGTCAACATTTCTGTCAGAATGAACCACAATACCAAATGATTTATATTGGTCATGGACTCGGAAGTTTCAGGACTCAGCTCTGTTGGTGCTGGTCCTAGAGTAAGGCAGACCGTATTGGGAGCAGAAGTATATGGAAGGAACTGTTCATATCATGAAGGAAGCAGAACATTATTTGGATTGCCCCCACCACAAGAAAACGACTACCTGATGGAGTCAAGTAGGCTTCCCTTTGTAAAGTTTCCAAAACTCCCCAAAAAGTGCAATGACCAGCAGCCAAAGGATTTACCAGTGAGCATGACGGGAGACATTTGATTTACTATATCTAGTAAGTATCTTACATTTGAAGAAACTTTATATTCATCTTGCTCAATAATAATGAGAATTTTAACACATTCTCAGGCAGTGTCCTAAAAGATATATATCATATGTACTTATGAaagtaaatgtataaattttgGAAACAGGATGAAAAAAGTGTAAAGATTCTTCAACAGTATCTTAGCATTAGCAGAAGACCATTCCTCAATATCAAGTATTTTGGCTTCAATTACTTTACAAGAAAACTCAACATTTCCTTGCTTTCAGTCTACTAATTAATGCACTATTCACTTGAGATCTCACAGTTTTGTAGCTTAGGGTATAAAAGGGATCATTTACTCTATTGacacagaggttttttttgttttgttttgtttttctttgtcattatacacacacagagatagagatagagagatagagataaatagatagatgatagatagatagatagatagatatatagatagatagatagatagatagatagatcgaacACATAATACAGTGTTTCAGCCCATTGAGCTTTGCTCATATGCACATGTTTTCAAGGAGCAGATTTATTGGTATTGGACAACGAGTTTGGGAAGACTGATTATGTTTTTTCTGTCTTATGCCAGATTATAGGAGACCACTAAAACTTCATTGGGGAATGGGGTCCTGGCATCACATCTCCTTGCCAGAATaaccacagaaaaaaatatataccgCACATGAACACCTAATTATTCTTACCACCTGCTTATGAAAACTGTAACTAGATGAAAATTATCCAGTCATTCTGACATAATATCTGATATGAAATGAACATCACAGTTTGTAAGACAAATTGTTAAAtgatcttatatttaaaaaactcagagccagatattggggttaaaacagagagatcagagcaataggacaagccacagccaaccttacctcaccagcccTCAGCcttcaaagagacctacttcctgtatacccattcCTATGCCTTTCCATTCTGCCatgtcatttcctctctccacccagtgaTATCCCTTCtggtctgtctgtacagacctccagacctctatggttggtgctgggattaaaggcatgtgtcatcatgcctggctctgttccctagtgtggctgtgaactcacacagattcagatagatctctgcctcctgaatgctaggattaaaggcatgtgctaacattgcctgacttccatgtttaatatagtgtctggctttttcctctgatcttcggataagctttattagggtacacaatatactGTGGgccacaatatatcaccacaacagtTATAAGACAGTTATAGAGAGTAAGCTTTCTTTACTGACATATAATATGATAACCAAAAATTCTTGCAATTTTATATCACTAGCAACCATATAACattaaagtatttttcatttatttttaattcgtgtgatgtatgtgtgtacatatatactaCTGTGTATGCATATGGGAAGAGAGACATTACGGCATTTGTACAAATGTTAGAGGCAAATTCCAGGAGTCTGTTTTTTCTTCTAGCATGGGTATTTCAGGGTCAAATTCATGTCATCAGACTTGGTAACAAGAATcctcccaactgagccatctcaatgacCATTGAAATAGTTTTAAATGGTTAACATCCAACAATGGTTTTGAATGTTAACATCTAGACTATACACAGTAGTTTCCTATGATCAAAGGATGATTCCACACGTGTGTAGGTTTTGCACATTTTATCCTGTACTTGAAGGATTCCTCGATTTCCATTAAGAGAAATGGGCAGTGTTATTAGTATTAGAACAAGGGAAAGAAGACAAGACAGACAATGTGCAACAATGCAATGATCATTAGTGGTTATAACAACCGTTGTTATTATGTTTCACAAACAAGATTCTAACCTAAGTTATATATTGTAAACTTTGTCTTATTCTGTGTTCAAATTTCTGTATTTAGTCTGAaaacatggctcagcaggcaaaagaCTAGACTAAAGGCCTGATAACTTGAGTTTCTTccatggatataaacataaatggTGGAAAGGGAAAACTTCTGAATATCGTTATTTTTGTCTTCTGCCCTTCTAATGGTtaactgttacacacacacacacacacgaacacacaataagtaaaaataaatgttgaaatttatatttttctcttccacAATTACTTCTTTTACATCACTTATCAAATGCTTTTGTGACttctttcctgaaaaaaaaaaaaaaagaaatcagaagtttGTAAACTGTATTGTGTCTCTGCACTACTTATATGTGAATACTACATAGTATATGAACTATACAAAGTAAAGTTAATTTGTGTATAATCAATATGTATcataattttataaacaaaaatatcttctttaatgaaaattaaaaaataattatactgATTGCATGTgtaattattacattttaattgttttaccAGAATCATTTAACACCCTAAATAAACACGGGTGCAAAGTTTATACTAAGtaaattacatacatatatgtcacAGCAATAAATTGTTCTGTATCAATGTCCTTATTTACATTAAATCACCACTGGtaacaggaaatgaagaaaggggaaaaatcacattttctataggttaataaataaatgtagctgggcagtggtggtgtatgcctttaatcctagcaattgggaggcagaggcaggcggatctctgagtttgaggcaagcctgggctacagagcaagttccaggacaggctccaaagctacacagagaaaccctgtcttgaaaaaaaaaaaaaaaaagaaaagaaaagaaaaggaaaggaaagaaagaaaaaaagaaatgaaggaaggaaggaagaaagaaagaaagaaggaaggaaggaaggaaggaaggaaggaaagaaagaaagaaagaaagaaagaaagaaagaaagaaagaaagaaagaaaagaaagaaatgtaaatgagGATTACAACTTTCTGTTCACCTCATATGATGAacatattgtaattttaatttttttcagaaagtaCTACTTGGAATACTTGTTACTCAAAGATGGGAATATACATAGTGGTGCTCTCCATGAATGATTAAGACAGCAATGATTGTCTTATGTGTGCTTGACCAGTAGTACTTACCAGTCCTATAATACTTCATTGTTCTCCTACTTTAATGGCAATTTTAATAGCATTTCATCTGCTGTTGATTTTCAGTAGTAAAACAATTTCTGTATCCACAGGAAATGGAAGAGTTTGCACAGAGCTCTGGGGAACATGGTGTGGTGGTATTTTCTCTGGGATCAATGATCAGAAACATATCACAAGAACGAGCCAACACAATTGCGTCAGCCCTGGCACAGATTCCACAAAAGGTAAAATGGTGCCCTCATGGAAGACAAGTTTATTAACTTCTGGAAAGGTCTGACCCTGGAAGGATCCTTTATGTAAAATGAAGTATTATGATTTGCCTTAaccagtttaaaaataaagataaatataacaGATTATACATAATGTGTTTTTGACTGGCAATGACATTGACATAAACATTGTGATCACAGAGAAGCATGGTGAGTGAGTACAGTAAtataagcaaaatttaaaaaaacaactaaattcTCAAGTCACTCCTTTTTTCTTGAGCCTTGTTTAAAACTAGACATTCagggaaaatgaattttatttaataattttactaGCAGATATTGAAAACAATGTCTGCAGTATAGCATATAGTAGACTTCTAGACTTGTAGTAGCATCTAGACTTCCCAGGTAACCCTTCACTCTTTATGAGATTTCTGAACTAGGGTGGCTTAGTTACCATTCAGGAGCCTtttcagagaaagacagaagggtTGCACCTCAGTCTTTTTGTACCATGTTCACTGAGAAAATCAGAATTGGCCCTTGTAGAACCTGCCAAAACCCCTAACAGGATGATGTAAATGAGAGGGTGGAGTGGTTCCTACCCTTACAGTGAACTATCCGTAATCAAACATCATCCATGGGACTATGTCTCTAACCCAGGAGAGCAACATGTCTGTCATTTAGGAACAAATGGAGAAATAAGGGATAGTCCAGTAGAAATAAGCTTCATGCTGGCTCTCTTCATAAGGTATAGGAAGATAATTTACCACAGCTGAACTTCAATCTGGAGTGCTTAGGAACTAGACTTTAGCTTTCTTTCACATGAAGTCTCCATGCAATCCCTATTGCTGGttttccttgtgatcctggaGCTAAGTTTAAACATCTCACAGCAAACAGATATTAAACATGTAGGTGAAGCTCCAATTTATGAGGGTAGTTTCAGATTTCTAAAGTTAGCACCATTTGTGTGGTCTGGCTTTAGAACTGCTTgggattttaaaaagcattattaACCTCAAAGTGTTGTGCAATCTATCTTAAGGAACCAATGTGGCACCATTAGGATGTTGTTCTTTTTTCTACAGCTACTATTGCTTATGAGCAGCAAGCCAGCTTCCTTTTCTATATGAAAGGAATACTCAGTCTCAGTGACAGTGATGTGACTCATGTATGAGATGCTCTAGGCTTCTTATAATCCTAAGTAAAACATATTTCTCACCAAAAGATGAAgaatattagatttttattttttgcttgtttttaaaaaaatgtcaaagtcATTCTCTGTGGTTGCTATTTTCATGGTGGAGACAGCACCTCCTTAACATGCAGAAGGGTGCAAGCAAGCCTGTGGACCTTTATGTCCTGGGGAAATGCTCTGCCAGCAACCACATCACTGGCAGTCAGTGGACAATTTAAACACTTACACTCTGTGAGATCATTGTCAGGATGGGATGGACAGATGACTCATACTCTGATTCTCCATGATAGTGCCTTTTCAAAAAAACTCCTATATAGAGAAAATTAGGAATAtggagtaattttaaaaaataaataattagtaaTTAAAAATACCAAATTCTATTAAAATAACAGGACAGATGACTATAAGTAAAATCTGAGGTTATTTTAAACTGGCATGaaattagaaatggaaaattaaaagtaTATAGCAAATACACATAAAGTTTAATCATTCTTCCTTGAACCTGAATTATGAccacataaaatttaagaaataaatacattcacaTTTTATTATCTCTCTCGTGTATGTATgtaacttcacatggaaaaatcaTGACATGCAACTGACTAAgtataaagagaaacagaggcgATGTTGCCATACTCTGTCTCACTTTTTTGATAGTTCTTATTGTCTAAAGTCACTTTTCCTGGTTTCCACACATGGCCTGTGACCGGCACTTAGCTAAGCACCATCTAACtttttaaatactgtattttaaGTTTTGAATCCTGGTTTAAATTATTGTCCAACCTCTAACAGGTTCTTTGgagatttgggggaaagaaacCAGACACCTTAGGACCCAATACTAGGGTGTTCAAGTGGATGCCTCAGAATGACCTTTTAGGTAAGACTCTGGGAAACAAATACTGAAAACATGAGTCACAGACTGTAAAGCAATAGGAAGCAAACTGACTCCTTTtagaaaactcaaaaataaaaccaattttaaaatattgattttttttaaacttgaaagaaaatgaaatatgagCTGACATTGTATTTTTATGTTCCAAAAACAATGTGTACATTTTGTAAAAGCAACTGCCTCTTACAGAGAGTGTTTTGTACATACCTTGGATTTTACTGATTCAATATTATAACTGTTCCCCTTTCTAAagtagaaattttttaaaaaactgctaAGAAACAACAATCCTTTTTACTTATCAATGACAATATTTTCCATCAGAAAAATTCACAATGTTTATCATGAAACAATATAACACTATGATTACCATAGTTGTCCTGGATGCCTTAAAAAACCTGTATCAGGCTTAGTAAATGAAAAGTTTCACTTTTGAGACAAtcatacatgagtactatatttacatcattttcagcTTCTCCCTCCTTCAACTCCTGCTTTGCCCCCtgccatcccaccatcccaccatcccaccatcccaccatcccaccatcccaccatcccaccatcccaccatcccaccatcccaccaccccaccaccccaccatcccaccatcccaccatcccaccatcccaccatcccaccatcccaccatcccaccatcccaccatcccaccatctcaccatctcaccatctcaccatcccaccatcccaccatctcaccatctcaccatcccaccatcccaccatcccaccatcccaccatcccaccatcccaccatcccaccatcccaccatcccaccatcccaccatcccaccatctcaccatcccaccatcccaccatcccaccatctcaccatcccaccatcccaccatctcaccatcccaccatcccaccgaGTTCACTGATTGTTCCTAGTTATACACACATGTTTAGGGCTGACAATGGAGTATTAGATAATATATGAGGGCGTTCATACTGGAGAGACCTGGCTCTTCCATCATGGCAGCCACTGATTGCCCACATCTTTTCCTCTAGGAATAGGACTCTGTGAAACTTCCCCTATCTATGTTAGCAGGTGAACTGGTGCTGTCATTGTGAAGGTCTTATTTAGGCCAACACATTGTCAAGACTTCATGGATGCAACATCCCTATAATATCTCCAAAACACTTTCTTCCATCAGgtattctggtcctctggctcttatactcttctTAGACCTTTTCCAAAATGTTTCCACAGCCTTTGATTTACAAGTTTAGCTGCTGTGAGCATGCTGATTGATCTTGGGAATCCAATGGTTATACTCTTCTCACACCTTTTCCAAAATGTTTCCAAAGCCTTTGATTTACAAGTTTAGCTGCTGTAAGCATGCTGATTGATCTTGGACATCCAATGGTTATACTCTTCTCACACCTTTTCCAAAATGTTTCCACAGCCTTTGATTTACAAGTTTAGCTGCTGTGAGCATGCTGATTGATCTTGGGAATCCAATGGCcatttattctcttcattttgaccagccgtggatctctgcagtATTGTCCACTTGCTGCAATAGAAGCATTTGAATGAGGTATGggagctacacttacctgtggttTTAAggataaatgtttagaatgtagttagaaattatacttgTTTTGGAAAAATAGCAATAGGAAGTCCTCCTTTGGGGTCTATGATCTCCCCAGACATGAATAGTTGAATAGATTTACAATACCATGCATGAATTTATTACTACTGAGCTAACCGCAAATCTAATTAGACAATCCTTGGTTAATCTTAAGATAAAAGTGCCACAGTTTTGCCATTAATGATATCTTGCCATGCCAGTCcttgtttataatttatatatttgaaagctGATAGGACTATTGATTATATTTCTCCCTAGAGATCTTATGAAGCATGCTCTAATACTATGAAAGTGCTTAGAGAGGAGGTTTCCAAGTCAATTGCATCTCAATTCCTCCACGTCCTATGTCTGAAGAGTACAGTGTCTTCATCAATCGGTGCTgtggtatgtctttctgtatgctctgaatatgtgttgctctgaatggttgataaataaaacactgattggccagtagccagacaggaagtataggcaggataagcagacaagaattctgggaagaggaaggctgagtcaggagtcaccagccagacacagaggaagcaagatgacagggagaactgagaaaaagtaccaagccacatggccaaacatagataagaatttaagcgtaagagctagtcagtattaagcctaagcaaatggccaagcagttattattaatataaacctctgtgtgtttacttgggggatgtgagagTGAGagtttgtcctgaccactggctggccaggacacagaaatACTCCAACTACTAATTGGGTCTTATCTTCAAGTTCTGGGAAGCAATCAAAGACAATGGCTAGAgtctatattgtttggggagaGCCCTGGACACAGataccccccacctccacccctaccccctgCAAACCAACAATTGATAGTGAAGTTTTCCATTTCTGGCACTGGATATTTTGATAACCAGTCTATGGTTCCTGAGACTGCCAGCATCACCACACTTGGCAAAACTTCTTCCAACCCtaccctctccacacacacacatgcacacacatgagtatgTATGTACTAATAAGCAAGGTTACACAACAATGTCTCCCTATTGATTCCTCAAGCACCTTCGGTTCCATTTGTTTCCCTGGGAAGAGGGTAATGGAAGGAAGAAGCAAGAGAGAGATAGGTGGCACTAAGAACATATGAACTCTTTAAGTCAGTAAGTTATAGCAAACATATGGCTTCCTTAGACCTTCATTTTCTTCCATCCAGTAGGTACTCTGTGTGTTCAACTGAAAATCACCTGCCATCATTCTAGTGTCTTCTCATGCCACATCTGTCATTAATCTCTCAACTAATTCTTCTGTAAGCCCTAGCATcacattgaaaagaaaacagtaggTGTAGCTTTCTTGGTTCCTCTACCGTGTATTTGGATGACTTTTGCTCTGAGATATTAATGGAATTTAAggaattcaatttaatttttatgttaaaaaataccCTAACCCTTTGATCACTTTCTTATAGATTTATACTTACATATAACAGTTGAATTTAATATGTTTTCTGTTGTTCTTCTGATCCTAGGTCATCCGAAAACTAAAGCTTTTGTAACTCATGGTGGAGCCAACGGCATTTATGAGGCGATCCATCATGGGATCCCCATGGTTGGCATCCCTTTATTTGCAGAACAACATGATAATGTCGCTCACATGGTGGCCAAAGGAGCAGCTGTTTCGGTTGACTTTCATACGATGACAAGTGAAGATCTGCTTAATGCACTAAAGGCAGTCATTCACATCCCTTCGTGAGTATagccatctatctatttatttgtcttgTATTGGAACCCAGGACTTTACACATGCATGCTAAGCAACTATTCTGTCCCTGAGCTATGTCATGAACCTATTTAATACAGACAATTTTTCACCAGAACATCCAGAGAACAGCAATTAACTCAAAGAAATAATGATACTACGAAGACCTACATTAGATAGTGAAGGAATGTCAAtgtgttttcttgttattttattttagacagaatCTGTAATTACCTTGACGTCTTCCTCTTTCATCCTATTAAGttctagattaaaaaatatgtgcCAACACCCTAGACCAACATACTTCTCAACTGTTTTACTAAAAAAAGTTATGAGATTTAACTTTAgaataaatacagttttatttgttaaaatacCTACTGATAGTTGAAATTGTAGTATAGTGAAGCAAATGAACAGaggcatcatttttcttttacttaaaaaaaactcCTCATAATGGCTTTTTGTTAGCCAGTAGGATAAAATTAATCTCTAATTCCAATTATATTTAATAGTATAAATTTgtatttgccaatattttattctaTTGCTGATTTGTGGTGAAAAATAGAGCTTTGATTTTTATCCAGTTAATAACATCAAAAAAAGGAGGATTATAGTTAAAAATAGTGCATATCCTTAGATTTTTCAGTTGTGGTTGCCTTGTTTAGAAgaattatgtaatttttaaaaactgatttgaaagaaagaatttgGCATATTGCTGTTCAGTTGCCAAATATCTTACAGAATAatgattttctttccaaaatacATCAGAATGCTAAAACAAATTATGCTCCCTCATTATAGTCTGTCTTTCACCAACAATATTATACATGTATTTCATGCATAAAAATTTTGTTTAGAACTGtaatggggaagaaaggaagaaaggaaggaaggaaggaaggagggagggagggagggagggagggagggagggaaggaaggaaggaaggaaggaaggaaagaaaagtaagcgaggaaggaaggagagagagaaagaaagagagagaggaaagaaagaaagaaattgtaaatggacagtggtggtgcatgcctttaatctcagcactcaggaggcagaggcaggtgaattttgggttaattgtcaagtcctgtatcatttatccagtctctgcataataggAAAGTTCAGAGTTTGTTACAAGTAGTCCtccaggctggatcatctcagctagccatcccATTTCTGTGAATTTGGGGGCTTCCTGTTCTATAGAGTAAGTTTCAAGACAGCTAGGCCTGCTacacagaagaaccctgtcttgaaaccccagagagagagagagagagaggtgacaaAAGAACAACAGATACATTTTAAAGCAAGTTAActcaatttaaataaattttagttaTTCTAATAAGTACTCTgtgaaacacattttctttttacggtttttgaaaaataatatttttttatgaTTAGGTAAAAATCCTCCTGTATGTATACTTGTCTACATTTCTAATTCTTAATAGACATAATGATGGTACTAGATGAAGCTGATTTCTTAAATAGGTGATACATTTTGAAGGTTTATGATACACACTGTATTAGTCTTGAGTAAATTATACAACATCCTTATTATGGACCTCATGTCCTGTATAACAAAAATACACTAATATATCTGCCTTTGTGTGAAAacattgttttctctctgtgtatatgtggctgCATTTCTCTAATATATTATAAGTAACAAGAAAGGAGACTGCTTCCATTGCTATTGGTACTCTGTTATGATACAGCATGTTAAGCTTTATACTCGATGAGACATGTCCATAAATAGACCCCTTTCCCATGTATCCTTGTCTGAAGTCATTTCACCACTAGAATCAATTATCTCTTTATTGTTTCAGTGTAAAATATTGAAAAGATTCAATATTGAAAAGTCACAACATGTAAAAGAAAAGCATGAATACTAATTGCAATAACTTGCTCTAATTCTAGTTTACAGTAAGAATGATTAAAAGTGTTCCAACAGTCAAAAACATTTTCctacaaataaaggaaaatatagttttattatttccatCTAACAGTTAACAACTAGAAGGAGAAATTTATGAAAGGAAATTAGTAAATTTATTTTACTGAGAAGAAGCTAGTAAATGAACAATCATTGTATATCTATGTTTATAATCAATAAGCACTGATAAGTGGTCAATACAAATTCCTCATCAATCTCAACTCCTTATCAGCTTTGCCCAGATATGGATCACAGTTAAAATGGCATGCATTGGCTATGCATATCCAAATTGTTCTACTGTTCTGAATTCTTCATACCAGCTACACTAGTATTTGCTTTCTGAGTGACTCATGTTTCAAAACTTCAGAGATaactcattttgattttatttattttgctttggggTGTCAACTGGGTCTAAtctcttatttataaatatttacttttcctAGCATTTCTCTTACTGTTTAGATCCTGTGTATTGAAGAAGTTCTAGCTGATACATTATTTAATAAGAGCTTTACTGTGATGAACACATACTTTTCTTTATACTTCCATACTTCCATATGATACACAGAAATTTATAAACATATGTTTTCACCTTCATTCTGTAAGTAAGTCATTGCCCATCATATCTCCCTTTAG
Encoded here:
- the LOC118575881 gene encoding LOW QUALITY PROTEIN: UDP-glucuronosyltransferase 2B7-like (The sequence of the model RefSeq protein was modified relative to this genomic sequence to represent the inferred CDS: inserted 1 base in 1 codon), coding for MVDTMKKAEMWLIQSYWDLEFPXPSLSNIEFVGGLHCKPAKPLPKEMEEFAQSSGEHGVVVFSLGSMIRNISQERANTIASALAQIPQKVLWRFGGKKPDTLGPNTRVFKWMPQNDLLGHPKTKAFVTHGGANGIYEAIHHGIPMVGIPLFAEQHDNVAHMVAKGAAVSVDFHTMTSEDLLNALKAVIHIPSYKDNVMWLSAIHHDQPMKPLDRAVFWIEFVMRHKGAKHPRPLAYNLTWYQYHSLDVVGFLLACVAALAFLAVKCCLIVYWFFVKMGKKKKKE